From the Vulpes lagopus strain Blue_001 chromosome 15, ASM1834538v1, whole genome shotgun sequence genome, one window contains:
- the LOC121476053 gene encoding olfactory receptor 52M1-like: MPPLNTSRPFPVTFLLMGIPGLEHLHVWIGIPFCSMYVVAVVGNVTILAVVRAERSLHEPMFFFLCMLSITDLVLSTSTLPRMLCLFWLGAHDIAFDACLAQMFFIHSFTTMESGFFLAMAFDRYVAICHPLHHTTILTHARITIMGIIVVIRGVAFFSPHPILLKQLPYCRTRIIAHTYCEFMAVVKLACVDTGATTRYSLSVASIIGSCDAILTVVSYAFILRSVFSLPSREAGFKALGTCGSHVCVILVFYSTAGFSIFTHRFGKNVPAHIHIFIANMYLLVPPFLNPIVYGVRTKKIREHVLRVLKVNVA, from the coding sequence ATGCCTCCTCTCAACACCTCTCGTCCCTTTCCTGTCACCTTCTTGCTGATGGGCATCCCAGGACTAGAGCACCTGCATGTATGGATTGGGATCCCCTTCTGCTCCATGTACGTGGTGGCTGTGGTGGGGAATGTGACCATCCTGGCCGTGGTGAGGGCAGAGCGAAGTCTCCATGAGCCtatgttcttctttctctgcatgcTCTCCATCACCGACCTGGTCCTCTCCACATCCACGCTGCCCCgcatgctctgtctcttctgGCTTGGAGCCCATGACATTGCCTTTGATGCCTGCCTGGCTCAAATGTTCTTCATTCATAGCTTTACTACCATGGAATCGGGCTTTTTCCTAGCCATGGCCTTTGACCGTTACGTGGCCATTTGTCATCCACTGCACCATACCACAATTCTCACCCATGCTCGCATCACCATAATGGGTATTATTGTGGTGATTCGGGGTGTAGCCTTCTTTTCCCCACATCCCATCCTGCTCAAACAGCTGCCCTACTGCAGAACACGAATCATTGCTCACACCTACTGTGAGTTCATGGCTGTAGTGAAGCTGGCGTGTGTAGACACAGGAGCCACCACTCGTTATAGCCTCAGCGTGGCTTCTATCATTGGCTCATGTGATGCCATTCTCACTGTTGTATCCTATGCCTTCATTCTCCGCTCTGTGTTCAGCCTGCCATCCCGAGAAGCTGGCTTTAAGGCTTTGGGCACATGTGGATCACATGTCTGTGTTATTCTTGTGTTCTATTCCACAGCTGGCTTTTCCATTTTCACTCACCGTTTTGGGAAGAATGTGCCTGCACACATccatatttttattgcaaatatgTACCTTTTGGTGCCCCCTTTTCTCAACCCCATTGTGTATGGAGTAAGGACCAAGAAGATACGGGAGCATGTTCTTAGAGTGCTAAAGGTCAATGTTGCCTGA
- the LOC121475969 gene encoding olfactory receptor 52A1-like: protein MASINMSYLDPTTVMLIGIPGLEHVQFWIGFSFFVVCVVAFLGNIILLIIIPAERSLHQPMYIFLAVLAATDIGLCVAIAPKMLAIFWFGSRSMAFDACLAQLFFIHSLQGMESGILLAMAFDRYVAICDPLRHTTILTPFILVTLVLVVAIRAMVLVGILPVLIKRLHFFHSIVIAHSYCEHMAVVKLAAEDIRVNKTCGLLVGFTILGFDMIFIIISYILIFQAVFRLHQKEARLKAFNTCTAHIFVFLEFYILAFFSFFSHRFGHVAPPTHILLSTIYLLVPPALNPIVYGVKNKVIRKRVAQIFFLNCQSRQ, encoded by the coding sequence ATGGCATCCATTAACATGTCATATCTGGACCCCACAACAGTGATGCTAATTGGGATCCCTGGACTAGAGCATGTGCAATTTTGGATTGGATTTTCCTTCTTTGTAGTATGTGTGGTGGCTTTTCTGGGAAACATCATTTTACTGATCATCATTCCTGCAGAACGCAGCTTGCATCAGCCCATGTACATCTTCCTGGCAGTGCTGGCAGCCACAGACATAGGACTCTGTGTAGCTATTGCTCCCAAGATGTTGGCCATCTTCTGGTTTGGCTCCCGCTCCATGGCTTTTGATGCTTGCTTAGCCCAgcttttcttcatccattccttGCAGGGCATGGAATCTGGCATCCTGTTGGCCATGGCCTTTGACCGCTATGTTGCCATCTGTGATCCACTGAGGCACACAACCATCCTCACTCCTTTCATCTTGGTTACTTTGGTGCTGGTTGTGGCAATTCGGGCAATGGTGCTCGTTGGCATTCTACCTGTTTTAATCAAAAGACTACACTTTTTCCATTCCATTGTGATTGCTCACTCTTACTGTGAGCACATGGCTGTGGTCAAGCTAGCTGCAGAAGACATCCGAGTCAATAAAACATGTGGTCTCCTTGTAGGTTTTACAATACTGGGGTTtgacatgatttttattattatttcttacattCTTATTTTCCAGGCTGTTTTCCGTCTACATCAAAAGGAGGCTCGGCTCAAAGCGTTTAATACATGTACAgctcacatttttgttttccttgaattttatattcttgccttcttctccttcttcagcCACCGTTTTGGACATGTTGCTCCGCCTACCCACATTCTTCTGTCTACCATCTACCTGCTTGTGCCACCTGCACTCAACCCTATCGTCTATGGTGTAAAAAACAAGGTGATTCGTAAACGTGtggcacagattttttttctgaattgtcaATCCCGGCAGTAA
- the LOC121476021 gene encoding olfactory receptor 52D1-like, with product MGLANKSQTSPDTFLLMGIPGLEHLHVWIGIPFCSMYVVAVVGNVTILAVVRAERSLHEPMFFFLCMLSITDLVLSTSTLPRMLCLFWLGAHDIAFDACLAQMFFIHSFTAMESGFFLAMAFDRYVAICDPLRHTTILTHARIAKMGASVVLRGVAFFSPHPILLKQLPYCRTRIIAHTYCEFMAVVKLACVDTGATKRYSLSVASVIGSCDGFFIAVSYVLILRAVFRLPSREASFKALGTCGSHVCVILVFYSTAVFTFLTHRFGHNVAPQIHIFIANMYLLVPPFLNPIVYGIRTKKIRDHVLSSLKVKVT from the coding sequence ATGGGACTAGCCAATAAATCTCAAACATCTCCAGACACCTTCTTGCTGATGGGCATCCCAGGACTAGAGCACCTGCATGTATGGATTGGGATCCCCTTCTGCTCCATGTACGTGGTGGCTGTGGTGGGGAATGTGACCATCCTGGCTGTGGTGAGGGCAGAGCGAAGTCTCCATGAGCCtatgttcttctttctctgcatgcTCTCCATCACCGACCTGGTCCTCTCCACATCCACCCTGCCCCgcatgctctgtctcttctgGCTTGGAGCCCATGACATTGCCTTTGATGCCTGCCTGGCTCAAATGTTCTTCATTCATAGCTTTACTGCGATGGAATCAGGCTTTTTCCTAGCCATGGCCTTTGACCGTTATGTGGCCATTTGTGATCCACTGCGCCATACCACGATTCTCACCCATGCTCGCATTGCCAAAATGGGAGCTTCTGTGGTACTCCGGGGAGTGGCCTTCTTTTCCCCACATCCCATCCTGCTCAAACAGCTGCCCTACTGCAGAACACGAATCATTGCCCACACCTACTGTGAGTTCATGGCTGTGGTGAAGCTGGCGTGTGTGGACACAGGAGCTACCAAACGTTACAGCCTCAGTGTGGCCTCTGTCATTGGTTCCTGTGACGGCTTTTTCATCGCTGTCTCTTATGTCCTAATCCTCCGTGCAGTCTTTCGCCTTCCATCACGGGAAGCAAGTTTTAAAGCTCTAGGCACCTGTGGCTCCCATGTCTGTGTCATCCTTGTTTTCTACTCTACAGCTGTCTTTACCTTCCTCACTCACCGCTTTGGCCACAATGTGgctccccaaattcatatcttTATTGCCAATATGTACCTCCTGGTACCACCTTTCCTTAATCCCATTGTTTATGGTATTAGGACCAAAAAAATTCGAGACCATGTCCTTAGTTCTCTAAAGGTAAAAGTCACTTGA